The following coding sequences lie in one Haladaptatus sp. DJG-WS-42 genomic window:
- a CDS encoding Zn-dependent hydrolase: MDVCTERLQNDLEANAEFGAVAVERGRSRTVLTGTEADRKARDFLISRLEAADLAVHVDAVGNIVGRWEPESADPDAPPIAAGSHLDSVPRGGIFDGPLGVYAALEAVRAMQDAAIAPERPIEVVSFTEEEGQRFGGGLLGSAVATGDYTVEETLALTDDDGVSLEHVLSEIGYLGEGIVDASAWDAWFELHIEQDTRLEAENVSAGVVTTITGITRCTIEILGEANHAGATLMGDRTDALAAASEFILDIEAATNEYVEQESETAVGTVGKLGVSPNAPNVIAGATTLTVDVRDVAEASMEHIVSAAKTSLARLENERNVETSFDRPWHREPVPMANRCRDALHVAGETADISTLDLHSGAAHDTMNVAAVTDAALLFAPSKDGISHSPLEWTDWEDCAAATRVLAGAMADLACQ, encoded by the coding sequence ATGGACGTATGCACAGAGCGATTGCAGAATGACCTCGAAGCGAACGCCGAATTCGGCGCTGTCGCTGTCGAACGCGGTCGAAGTCGGACTGTTCTCACCGGCACCGAGGCAGATCGCAAGGCTCGTGATTTTCTCATCTCACGGCTCGAAGCCGCGGACCTGGCCGTTCATGTCGATGCTGTCGGGAACATCGTAGGTCGGTGGGAGCCAGAAAGTGCAGACCCCGATGCGCCACCAATTGCCGCGGGCAGCCACCTCGATTCGGTTCCCCGTGGTGGCATCTTCGACGGGCCACTCGGTGTCTACGCCGCCCTTGAAGCCGTCCGGGCCATGCAAGACGCAGCAATTGCACCGGAACGACCGATTGAGGTTGTCTCGTTCACCGAGGAGGAAGGCCAGCGCTTCGGTGGGGGACTGCTCGGCTCTGCGGTTGCCACTGGAGACTACACAGTCGAAGAAACGCTCGCGCTCACCGACGACGACGGTGTCTCACTCGAACACGTCCTTTCTGAGATTGGTTATCTTGGTGAGGGCATCGTTGATGCCAGTGCGTGGGACGCATGGTTCGAACTCCACATCGAACAGGACACCCGACTCGAAGCCGAAAACGTGAGTGCGGGGGTCGTGACGACGATTACCGGTATCACCCGCTGTACAATCGAGATTCTCGGTGAAGCGAACCACGCCGGAGCCACGCTGATGGGTGACCGAACCGACGCCCTCGCTGCGGCAAGTGAGTTCATCCTCGACATCGAGGCGGCCACCAACGAGTACGTCGAACAGGAAAGCGAAACCGCGGTCGGAACCGTTGGCAAACTCGGCGTCTCACCGAACGCTCCAAACGTGATTGCCGGAGCAACCACGCTCACCGTAGACGTAAGAGACGTTGCCGAAGCGTCGATGGAACACATTGTGTCTGCGGCCAAAACGAGCCTTGCACGTCTCGAGAACGAACGCAATGTGGAAACGAGCTTCGACCGACCGTGGCATCGCGAACCCGTCCCAATGGCAAATCGGTGTCGCGACGCACTCCACGTCGCTGGCGAAACGGCCGATATTTCGACGCTCGACCTCCACTCCGGGGCTGCCCACGACACGATGAACGTGGCGGCAGTCACGGACGCAGCGCTGTTGTTCGCGCCATCCAAAGACGGCATCTCTCACTCACCGCTCGAGTGGACCGATTGGGAGGACTGTGCAGCAGCAACCCGCGTTCTCGCCGGGGCGATGGCTGACCTCGCCTGTCAGTAG
- a CDS encoding IclR family transcriptional regulator — protein MAELPGDRSSRTLQTVSTSADIITTLVELDGARVTELANHLNLSKSAVYNHLTTLRQKNLVVKSGDDYELSYQFLLLGEYVRNRSQIYRVARPELDRLAEECGEYVHLSTEQHGLGINLYKVHGPKAVGSDYQTAKLQKPDYLHYSATGKALLAELPRERVDTIVERHGLVSRTANTITTAADLHEELARIREQGYSCNDEEEIEGLRAVGASICDREGTVLGSLSVSGPTSRLKGDRFHETIPELVMSTANVIEVNINMSDQSSNLPNLS, from the coding sequence ATGGCTGAATTGCCGGGCGATCGCTCTTCTCGCACGTTACAGACGGTGAGCACGTCGGCCGACATCATCACCACGCTTGTCGAACTCGATGGCGCTCGCGTCACCGAACTTGCGAATCACCTCAACCTCTCGAAAAGCGCCGTTTACAACCACCTCACGACGCTTCGACAGAAGAATCTCGTCGTCAAATCGGGCGATGACTACGAACTGAGCTACCAGTTCCTCCTCCTCGGAGAGTACGTCCGCAACCGCTCACAGATTTATCGCGTTGCCCGCCCCGAACTCGACCGACTCGCAGAGGAGTGTGGCGAGTACGTCCACCTCTCGACCGAACAACATGGGCTTGGCATCAACCTCTACAAAGTCCACGGCCCGAAAGCAGTCGGCAGCGACTACCAGACCGCGAAACTCCAGAAACCGGATTACTTACACTACTCTGCAACCGGCAAAGCACTCCTCGCGGAACTCCCGCGAGAGCGCGTCGACACCATCGTCGAGCGCCACGGTCTCGTCTCTCGGACGGCGAACACGATTACCACTGCAGCGGACCTCCACGAGGAGTTAGCGCGTATCCGCGAGCAAGGCTATTCGTGCAACGACGAAGAAGAAATCGAAGGGCTGCGGGCTGTTGGTGCGTCCATCTGCGACCGTGAAGGAACCGTCCTCGGCTCGCTCAGCGTTTCCGGGCCGACCAGTCGCCTCAAAGGCGACCGCTTTCACGAGACGATTCCAGAACTGGTGATGAGCACGGCAAACGTCATCGAAGTGAACATCAATATGTCAGACCAAAGCTCGAATTTGCCAAACCTGTCGTAG
- a CDS encoding Na+/H+ antiporter NhaC family protein, which translates to MATLSFEPLSYDDIPVEERPTLFQALVPVLGMLTFLSVGAIGLGLDAHMPLLWGIVLTGLVGRYWIGISWTRMYEGIVDGLRMGMQAILIIFIIYLLIATWTGSGTIPALIYYGLDILNPQVFLPATALLAAIVAFSIGSSWTTAGTLGVAFIGIGAGLGVPEQMTAGAVLTGAYTGDKISPLSDTTNLAAAVTNTDLMTHVRTMRVGTSIAMGISLVLYTILGLNAAGAIPAESVGNIQSAIAGTYNLSPLVFLPLLITFGLALTGFPALPALGAGIFAGVFTQFFLQGPLTVANFVAAWEVPMYGTEPETGSELVNGLLASGGVVGDSAWTITIVVAALALGGILERTGVIAVLTHHLSKAITSVAGLTIGTAVSAFGMNILAAEQYMSIVVPGMSLRGLYEDFDLESRNLSRGIEAAGTTTSALIPWNAGAIYMTGVLGVAPFAGSMGLQGYAPYYFLGFLSPLILVAMGLTGWRITKQTEETQAGLKGAISSLGDD; encoded by the coding sequence ATGGCAACACTGTCATTCGAACCGCTCTCGTACGACGACATTCCAGTCGAGGAACGACCGACGCTGTTCCAGGCATTGGTGCCCGTTCTCGGGATGCTCACCTTCCTGAGTGTCGGTGCAATCGGGCTTGGCCTCGACGCCCACATGCCGCTGTTGTGGGGCATCGTCCTCACCGGGCTTGTCGGGCGCTACTGGATTGGCATTTCGTGGACTCGCATGTACGAAGGCATCGTTGATGGACTGCGCATGGGGATGCAAGCGATACTGATTATCTTCATCATCTACCTGCTCATCGCCACGTGGACGGGGTCGGGCACGATTCCCGCACTCATCTACTACGGCCTCGATATCCTGAATCCGCAGGTGTTCCTCCCCGCGACTGCACTGCTCGCGGCCATCGTCGCCTTCTCCATTGGCTCCTCGTGGACCACCGCCGGGACGCTCGGTGTTGCGTTCATCGGCATCGGAGCCGGGCTTGGCGTCCCCGAGCAGATGACCGCTGGCGCGGTCCTCACGGGGGCGTACACAGGCGACAAAATCTCGCCGCTCTCAGACACCACGAATCTCGCTGCGGCCGTCACGAACACCGACCTCATGACCCACGTGCGCACCATGCGCGTCGGGACGTCGATTGCGATGGGGATTTCGCTCGTCCTCTACACCATCCTCGGGCTCAACGCCGCTGGCGCGATTCCAGCAGAGAGCGTGGGGAACATCCAGTCGGCAATTGCAGGAACGTACAACCTCTCGCCGCTCGTCTTCTTGCCGCTGCTCATCACCTTTGGCCTCGCACTCACCGGCTTCCCCGCCCTGCCAGCACTCGGCGCGGGCATCTTCGCGGGTGTGTTCACGCAGTTCTTCCTCCAAGGGCCACTCACGGTTGCGAACTTCGTCGCCGCGTGGGAAGTGCCGATGTATGGCACGGAACCAGAGACCGGTTCTGAGCTTGTCAATGGCCTCCTCGCCTCCGGCGGCGTCGTAGGCGATTCGGCATGGACCATTACCATCGTTGTCGCCGCACTCGCACTCGGTGGTATCTTAGAACGCACGGGCGTTATCGCCGTGTTGACCCACCACCTGAGCAAGGCCATCACGTCGGTCGCTGGCCTGACCATCGGGACGGCCGTCTCCGCCTTTGGCATGAACATCCTCGCCGCAGAGCAGTACATGAGCATCGTCGTCCCCGGGATGAGCCTCCGTGGCCTCTACGAGGACTTCGACTTAGAGAGCCGCAACCTCTCTCGTGGCATCGAAGCCGCAGGGACGACGACGAGCGCGCTCATTCCGTGGAACGCCGGTGCAATCTACATGACTGGCGTCCTCGGCGTCGCGCCGTTCGCCGGTTCGATGGGGCTCCAAGGCTACGCGCCGTACTACTTCCTTGGCTTCCTCTCGCCGCTCATCCTCGTCGCGATGGGGCTGACTGGCTGGCGGATTACGAAGCAAACAGAAGAGACACAGGCTGGTCTCAAGGGCGCCATCTCGTCGCTCGGCGACGACTAA
- a CDS encoding long-chain fatty acid--CoA ligase translates to MPSSNMTLLSYFTRATRLFPEKEVVSCPPDGDRRYTYAEFEDRVAGLAAGLAELGVAEGARIGTIGYNHHRHYEAYFAVPLSGGQLHTINAVLPDSHVSYIVNDAQDSVLLVDPGDPLKTVERVWDAIDCVEHVVVMSDSVPDTDLPAVAYDDIVVEDATVEWPELDPGQPASMCYTSGTTGKPKGVEYTQSMLYAHGMMLMSPASMCIDESDVVLHTVPMYHVNAWGLPYAATVAGAKQVFPGPSPTVEELAHLIETEGVTLTGGVPTVWISMLEYLDEHDVDISSLDRIVAGGSAVPEGVMRTYEEEYGVTIDQAWGMTETMSISSVSRPKSYMRDWPQERQFEKRAKQGILAPSLDMKVVNTKGEEIPWDGETFGELWIRGPTVVDEYYNRPDATADSFEGDWLKTGDIVTVDDHGYIELVDRDKDIIKSGGEYISSIELENQLMGHDEITEAAVFAIPHEKWQERPAATLKLRPESTLTADEVREFLSDSYPRWWLPDTILFVDEVPKTATGKFDKKRLREQFEQTTLEQTPDR, encoded by the coding sequence ATGCCATCTTCAAACATGACGCTTCTGTCGTACTTCACCCGGGCGACACGGCTCTTTCCGGAGAAAGAAGTCGTTTCGTGCCCGCCGGATGGAGACCGACGGTACACGTATGCGGAGTTCGAAGACCGCGTTGCCGGACTCGCCGCCGGGCTTGCTGAACTTGGCGTCGCTGAAGGGGCGCGCATCGGGACGATTGGCTACAACCACCACCGCCACTACGAGGCGTACTTCGCCGTTCCGCTCTCTGGTGGCCAGCTTCACACCATCAACGCCGTCCTCCCCGACAGTCACGTTTCGTACATCGTAAACGACGCCCAAGATTCCGTTTTGCTCGTAGACCCGGGTGACCCGCTCAAAACAGTCGAGCGCGTCTGGGATGCTATCGACTGTGTCGAACACGTCGTGGTCATGAGCGATTCTGTCCCTGACACCGACCTTCCAGCAGTTGCCTACGACGACATCGTAGTCGAAGACGCAACGGTCGAGTGGCCGGAACTCGACCCAGGCCAACCGGCGAGCATGTGTTATACGTCGGGCACCACGGGCAAGCCAAAGGGTGTCGAGTACACCCAGTCGATGCTGTATGCCCACGGCATGATGCTCATGTCGCCTGCGAGCATGTGCATTGACGAATCTGACGTGGTGCTCCATACCGTTCCGATGTACCACGTCAATGCGTGGGGGCTTCCCTACGCAGCGACCGTCGCGGGCGCAAAACAGGTGTTCCCCGGCCCCTCACCGACCGTCGAAGAACTCGCCCATCTCATCGAGACAGAAGGCGTGACGCTCACCGGCGGTGTGCCGACGGTGTGGATTTCCATGCTCGAATATCTCGACGAACACGACGTGGACATCTCCTCGCTCGACCGCATCGTCGCGGGAGGGAGCGCCGTCCCCGAAGGTGTCATGCGAACCTACGAAGAGGAGTACGGCGTCACCATCGACCAAGCATGGGGGATGACCGAAACGATGAGCATCTCCAGTGTGTCGCGGCCAAAATCCTACATGCGCGACTGGCCACAAGAACGCCAGTTCGAAAAACGGGCCAAGCAGGGCATTCTAGCTCCAAGCCTCGACATGAAAGTCGTGAACACCAAAGGTGAAGAGATACCGTGGGACGGCGAAACGTTTGGCGAACTCTGGATCCGCGGGCCAACCGTCGTAGACGAGTACTACAATCGACCGGATGCGACCGCAGACAGCTTCGAAGGCGACTGGCTCAAAACAGGCGACATCGTCACCGTAGACGACCACGGCTACATCGAGCTCGTCGACCGAGACAAAGATATCATCAAAAGCGGTGGCGAGTACATTTCGAGCATCGAACTCGAAAATCAGCTGATGGGTCACGACGAAATCACGGAAGCCGCGGTGTTCGCAATCCCCCACGAGAAGTGGCAAGAGCGCCCCGCAGCGACGCTGAAACTGCGACCTGAAAGCACGCTCACCGCAGACGAAGTGCGGGAATTTTTGAGCGACTCCTACCCGCGCTGGTGGCTCCCCGACACCATCTTGTTCGTCGATGAAGTGCCGAAAACTGCAACTGGAAAGTTCGATAAGAAGCGATTGCGAGAGCAGTTCGAGCAGACGACGTTAGAGCAGACACCAGACAGATAA
- a CDS encoding zinc-binding dehydrogenase, translating to MGTIEPPELASDDLVENLIEAGDLLPIGAPFYPGETDIPPYQLAWGIIGDDDGEPIHGEPLNDEAEKEIVVPVEEPGPMDALVYLLTSEVNFNDSWAIAGDPVSTFKGHDIPWHITGSGGLGYVVSVGEAIEEQGRIEVGDLVNVYAGQFDPIDPKASKDPMFSSYEIQGYQTPDGSHQQFMVAQGTQLFKPPQNLNLTEAGSYILTMGTIYRALFTSLDVEPNSNLFVEGASTGTGRDAVVMAASQGLNVTGLVSSDERAQRARDAGATATINRKDASLVDAMTDVPHDPDEWAEWEAAGEPLLDTYREQNDGELADYAVSHAGKLAFSRSYQLLGDGGRLTFYGASTGHELSFIGKGSSVEPEEMFSRAHLRPGQSVLVWYGTPEDVSGTEDAVAEDAIESALGSRARVAVITETDEQADYVESEYDVTGVISLETLAAENDSFEFMDSFPSIDDPSNLGAYMGKMFKPLGIALGGILKSPNNPRGNPDVVFERAGQNTLAVSSMLCFPYQGSVVFAEEMAGRRYSFYAPQVWMRQRRIYMPSTEIFGTHMKNPWEVAQMNEAIELDAFGVPETHLTAWDDAPKAHQDMWDNTHEEGSYVINHALPEDGLADEAALLEAWDEQ from the coding sequence ATGGGAACGATTGAACCACCAGAGCTCGCTTCCGATGACCTCGTCGAAAACCTCATCGAAGCCGGTGATCTGCTCCCAATTGGCGCACCGTTCTATCCTGGTGAAACCGACATTCCTCCGTACCAGCTTGCATGGGGTATCATTGGCGACGACGACGGCGAACCTATCCACGGCGAACCGCTCAACGATGAGGCAGAAAAAGAAATCGTCGTGCCGGTCGAAGAGCCCGGCCCGATGGACGCCCTCGTCTACCTGCTCACTTCCGAAGTCAACTTCAACGACTCGTGGGCAATCGCGGGTGACCCCGTCTCGACGTTCAAAGGCCACGACATTCCGTGGCACATCACCGGCTCCGGCGGCCTTGGCTACGTCGTCTCCGTCGGTGAGGCAATCGAAGAACAGGGCCGCATCGAAGTTGGCGACCTCGTAAACGTCTACGCCGGACAGTTCGACCCAATCGACCCGAAAGCGTCGAAAGACCCGATGTTCTCGAGCTACGAGATTCAGGGCTACCAGACGCCGGACGGCTCTCACCAGCAGTTCATGGTCGCCCAAGGCACGCAGCTGTTCAAACCACCACAGAACTTAAACCTCACCGAGGCCGGTTCCTACATTCTCACGATGGGCACCATCTACCGCGCCCTCTTTACCAGCCTCGACGTGGAGCCGAACTCGAACCTCTTCGTCGAAGGTGCATCCACCGGGACGGGCCGCGACGCCGTCGTCATGGCCGCGAGTCAGGGACTCAACGTCACGGGTCTCGTCTCCAGTGACGAACGCGCCCAGCGCGCTCGCGACGCCGGTGCGACCGCGACCATCAACCGCAAAGATGCGTCGCTCGTAGACGCCATGACCGACGTGCCACACGACCCCGACGAGTGGGCCGAGTGGGAAGCTGCGGGCGAACCGCTCCTCGACACCTACCGCGAACAAAACGACGGCGAACTCGCAGACTACGCCGTCTCGCACGCAGGGAAACTCGCCTTCTCGCGCAGCTACCAACTCCTTGGAGACGGCGGCCGCCTCACGTTCTACGGCGCTTCGACGGGCCACGAACTCTCCTTTATCGGGAAAGGCAGCAGCGTCGAACCCGAAGAGATGTTCTCGCGGGCACACCTCCGGCCCGGCCAGTCGGTGCTCGTCTGGTACGGCACGCCAGAAGACGTTTCCGGCACCGAAGACGCGGTTGCTGAGGACGCCATCGAGTCTGCACTCGGTAGTCGCGCACGCGTCGCCGTCATCACCGAAACCGACGAGCAGGCAGATTACGTCGAGAGCGAGTACGACGTGACGGGCGTCATCAGCCTCGAAACTCTCGCTGCAGAAAACGACTCCTTCGAGTTCATGGACAGCTTCCCATCGATCGACGACCCGAGCAATCTGGGCGCGTACATGGGCAAGATGTTCAAGCCACTCGGCATCGCGCTCGGTGGCATCCTGAAGTCGCCGAACAACCCGCGTGGCAACCCCGACGTGGTGTTCGAGCGCGCGGGCCAGAACACGCTCGCCGTCTCTTCGATGCTCTGTTTCCCATATCAGGGAAGCGTCGTCTTCGCAGAGGAGATGGCGGGCCGTCGCTACTCGTTTTACGCCCCGCAGGTCTGGATGCGCCAGCGGCGTATCTACATGCCGTCCACCGAAATCTTCGGGACGCACATGAAAAATCCGTGGGAGGTCGCCCAGATGAACGAAGCCATCGAACTCGATGCCTTCGGCGTCCCAGAAACCCACCTCACCGCGTGGGACGACGCGCCGAAAGCCCACCAAGACATGTGGGACAACACCCACGAGGAAGGCTCCTACGTCATCAACCACGCCCTGCCTGAAGACGGGCTTGCGGACGAAGCGGCCTTACTCGAAGCCTGGGACGAGCAGTAA
- the eif1A gene encoding translation initiation factor eIF-1A, with protein sequence MSEEEGGRRNLRMPNSDEMFAVVTEMLGGNHVRLQCQDGETRLGRIPGRMKYRTWINEDDVVLIEPWSWQDEKANIEWRYTKQDAAQLRREGHIQ encoded by the coding sequence GTGAGTGAAGAAGAAGGTGGGCGGAGGAACCTCCGCATGCCAAACAGCGACGAGATGTTCGCGGTCGTCACCGAGATGCTCGGTGGCAACCACGTCCGTCTCCAGTGTCAAGACGGGGAAACCCGGCTGGGACGCATTCCCGGCCGGATGAAGTATCGGACATGGATTAACGAGGATGACGTGGTTCTCATCGAACCGTGGTCGTGGCAAGACGAGAAGGCCAACATCGAGTGGCGCTACACCAAACAGGACGCCGCCCAGCTGCGCCGCGAAGGCCACATCCAGTAA
- the aceB gene encoding malate synthase AceB, translating to MTERIHGRQFVRTFFTTPTAVEGEQDSAKMLRSAIKLRGMKAPDVWVPDNEDATAPSMRDEGAENIIDVVSEGGAEFPGEIHPRIVWHRDSPATRYQGFKHMLEIADPERGAIEHIDGFVIPEVGDIDDWKKADEFITIVEHEHGLPEGSINMSVIVESGEAELAMGHLRDEMGKPTNNLERLFMLVDGEVDYTKDMRGMTPTGSLPPWPELRHNTSRAASAAGLIAVDGPYDNIRDVEGYHTRMTENHAKGMLGIWSLTPGQVVEANKGPLPPKTGSWHIEAGDRRVELTPEDGVQVYDGDRVSVTETDGGYVLRVGTDEQELTEDELREELLNLTVYVPSMDDIVDSMEEFETARDAGRGAIAITQSATIRIGEVDIAINKDRMWDEATFQAAMTPIALFQDVYENRPDQHDDLAALYGEDIVERAANVGR from the coding sequence ATGACAGAACGAATACACGGCAGACAGTTTGTTCGAACGTTTTTCACCACGCCAACCGCGGTGGAAGGAGAGCAAGACTCAGCGAAGATGCTCCGGAGCGCAATCAAGCTCCGTGGGATGAAAGCCCCAGACGTGTGGGTTCCGGACAATGAAGACGCGACCGCCCCCTCGATGCGCGACGAAGGCGCCGAAAACATCATCGACGTCGTCTCAGAAGGCGGCGCGGAGTTCCCCGGCGAAATCCATCCGCGCATTGTCTGGCACCGCGACAGCCCGGCAACCCGCTATCAAGGCTTCAAGCACATGCTCGAAATCGCAGACCCAGAGCGCGGCGCGATAGAGCACATCGACGGGTTCGTCATCCCCGAAGTGGGCGACATCGACGACTGGAAAAAAGCGGACGAGTTCATCACCATCGTCGAACACGAACACGGCCTGCCAGAGGGCAGTATCAACATGTCCGTCATCGTCGAAAGCGGTGAAGCCGAGTTGGCGATGGGCCACCTCCGCGACGAGATGGGCAAGCCAACGAACAACTTAGAACGCCTGTTCATGCTCGTCGACGGTGAAGTGGACTACACGAAGGACATGCGCGGGATGACGCCCACCGGGTCGCTCCCTCCGTGGCCGGAACTGCGCCACAACACCTCGCGTGCAGCGAGCGCCGCGGGTCTCATCGCGGTCGATGGACCGTACGACAATATCCGCGACGTCGAAGGCTACCACACTCGCATGACCGAGAATCACGCGAAGGGGATGCTTGGCATCTGGTCGCTCACACCCGGCCAAGTGGTCGAAGCGAACAAAGGACCACTCCCACCGAAGACCGGAAGCTGGCACATCGAAGCCGGAGACCGCCGGGTCGAACTCACGCCCGAAGACGGCGTGCAGGTGTACGACGGCGACCGCGTGTCGGTCACAGAGACCGACGGTGGCTACGTCCTCCGCGTGGGCACCGACGAGCAGGAACTCACAGAAGACGAACTCCGAGAGGAACTGTTGAATCTGACCGTCTACGTCCCGAGCATGGACGATATCGTGGACTCGATGGAAGAGTTCGAGACGGCGCGCGACGCGGGCAGAGGCGCAATCGCCATCACGCAGTCGGCGACGATTCGCATCGGCGAGGTCGACATCGCCATCAACAAAGACCGGATGTGGGACGAAGCGACCTTCCAAGCAGCGATGACCCCGATTGCACTCTTCCAAGACGTCTACGAGAATCGGCCAGACCAACACGACGACTTGGCGGCGTTGTACGGCGAAGACATCGTCGAGCGTGCAGCAAACGTCGGACGCTGA
- the aceA gene encoding isocitrate lyase → MLDDYITDTNFDIKDIDNPKARELRNKLNTQDYVFAPGLYHALDARLAEMAGHDAAYMSGYSTVLGQFGFPDLEMVTMTEMVENAKRMCEATNLPVIADCDTGYGGIHNVRRAVREYEKAGVAAVHIEDQVSPKRCGHIAGKQIVSRDEARARFEAAVDAKQSEDTIIIARTDAYGSANGDWEEHLERGRIYADAGVDLVWPEMPDPSREDAVNYAETIHETHPDLKLAFNYSSSFRWSEQEDPLTFQELGDLGYKYQFITLFALHSGAYAAYEDMKNLAENAEQAQFDLEQKYIGHPTESHHELSNVPRYQDIEKQFDPLARERIESSEGFAESDD, encoded by the coding sequence ATGTTAGACGACTACATCACCGACACGAACTTCGACATCAAAGACATCGACAACCCGAAAGCCCGCGAACTCCGAAACAAGCTCAACACCCAAGACTACGTGTTCGCCCCGGGCCTCTATCACGCCTTAGACGCCCGGCTCGCGGAGATGGCTGGCCACGATGCAGCCTACATGTCCGGCTACTCGACCGTGCTTGGCCAGTTTGGCTTCCCTGACTTAGAAATGGTCACGATGACCGAGATGGTCGAGAACGCAAAGCGAATGTGCGAAGCCACGAACCTCCCAGTCATCGCAGACTGTGACACGGGCTACGGCGGCATCCACAACGTCCGACGTGCAGTCCGAGAGTACGAGAAGGCCGGCGTCGCCGCCGTCCACATCGAAGACCAAGTCTCGCCAAAGCGCTGTGGCCACATCGCGGGCAAGCAAATCGTCTCCCGAGACGAAGCCCGCGCCCGCTTCGAGGCCGCCGTGGACGCAAAACAGTCAGAAGACACTATCATCATCGCCCGCACGGACGCCTACGGCTCCGCAAACGGCGACTGGGAAGAACACTTAGAGCGCGGGCGCATCTACGCCGACGCCGGTGTCGACCTCGTTTGGCCAGAGATGCCAGACCCATCGCGCGAAGACGCCGTGAACTACGCAGAGACGATTCACGAGACCCACCCAGACCTCAAACTCGCGTTCAACTACTCGTCGTCGTTCCGCTGGTCTGAGCAGGAAGACCCACTCACCTTCCAAGAACTCGGCGACCTTGGCTACAAGTACCAGTTCATCACGCTGTTCGCGCTCCACTCCGGCGCATACGCCGCCTACGAGGACATGAAGAACCTTGCAGAGAACGCAGAACAGGCGCAGTTCGACTTAGAACAGAAGTACATCGGCCACCCAACCGAGAGCCACCACGAACTCTCGAACGTTCCACGCTACCAGGACATCGAAAAGCAGTTCGACCCACTCGCCAGAGAGCGCATCGAATCTTCAGAAGGGTTCGCAGAGTCAGACGACTGA
- a CDS encoding MBL fold metallo-hydrolase — MIHSDWGDWLPKTVAEAEPEGVSVWYLGCNGFILKGAEGTTLFIDPYLGTGDPGRTLRMVPVPFDPEDVVEADALLCTHEHSDHVHGESQAPILANTGATMYAPDDSLAVAKEEGWAETWDVSERQFHEVAEGDTLTVGEFDITVEVAHDPDATHPVSYVIEHDAGTFFHGGDSKPHEKFERVGEEYDIDLGVLAFGSAGMIPDKQTRVPKYTKWYADENEIIDAARALKLERLLPSHWDMWKGLTADPTALHDHARRFEYPKRLEIAEIGDCASL; from the coding sequence ATGATTCACTCAGACTGGGGCGATTGGCTTCCGAAAACGGTTGCGGAGGCAGAGCCAGAGGGCGTTTCCGTCTGGTATCTTGGATGCAACGGCTTCATCCTCAAAGGCGCAGAAGGAACGACGCTGTTCATCGACCCGTATCTCGGCACGGGCGACCCCGGCCGGACGCTCCGCATGGTTCCGGTTCCGTTCGACCCCGAAGACGTTGTTGAGGCTGACGCGCTGCTCTGTACGCACGAACACTCAGACCACGTCCACGGCGAGAGCCAAGCGCCCATCCTCGCAAACACGGGCGCGACGATGTACGCTCCCGATGATAGCCTCGCGGTGGCGAAGGAAGAAGGCTGGGCTGAGACGTGGGACGTCTCAGAGCGGCAGTTCCACGAGGTCGCAGAAGGCGACACGCTCACCGTTGGCGAGTTCGACATCACCGTCGAAGTCGCTCACGACCCAGACGCCACGCACCCCGTCTCCTACGTCATCGAACACGACGCGGGGACGTTCTTCCACGGCGGCGACTCGAAGCCGCACGAAAAATTCGAGCGGGTCGGCGAGGAGTACGACATCGACCTCGGCGTGCTCGCCTTCGGCTCTGCGGGGATGATTCCAGATAAACAGACGCGCGTCCCGAAGTACACGAAGTGGTACGCGGACGAAAACGAGATTATCGACGCCGCACGGGCGCTCAAACTCGAGCGTTTACTGCCAAGTCACTGGGATATGTGGAAAGGGCTAACCGCAGACCCGACTGCGCTCCACGACCACGCACGGCGTTTCGAGTATCCGAAACGACTTGAAATAGCAGAAATTGGCGACTGCGCCTCTCTATAG